A genomic segment from Peribacillus sp. ACCC06369 encodes:
- the kduD gene encoding 2-dehydro-3-deoxy-D-gluconate 5-dehydrogenase KduD codes for MSLLDFSMDFFSLKGKVAIVTGGNTGLGQGYAVALAKAGADVFIVAHGDNWQEAKDLIETTGQKAVFYQAELTNKESLKGVVKGCLDAYGKIDILVNNAGTIRRAPLLEYTDEDWNAVMDINLNSLYFLSQLVAKEMVEQGSGKIINIASMLTFQGGKFVPAYTASKHGVAGLTKAFANELAAKNIQINAIAPGYIETANTAALRADESRNKDILSRIPAEKWGTPFDVMGTVVFLASKASDYMNGHILAVDGGWLVR; via the coding sequence ATGAGTTTACTTGATTTTTCAATGGACTTTTTCAGTTTAAAAGGTAAAGTTGCCATCGTAACAGGAGGAAACACTGGATTAGGACAAGGATATGCGGTAGCGTTAGCAAAAGCAGGTGCAGATGTTTTTATCGTTGCCCATGGTGATAATTGGCAGGAAGCGAAGGATTTAATCGAAACGACCGGACAAAAGGCAGTCTTTTACCAAGCAGAACTTACGAACAAGGAAAGCCTTAAAGGTGTTGTAAAAGGTTGTCTTGATGCATACGGGAAAATCGATATCCTTGTTAATAATGCAGGAACGATTCGCAGGGCTCCTTTATTGGAATATACAGATGAAGATTGGAATGCAGTAATGGACATTAACCTTAATTCCCTGTATTTTCTTAGTCAGCTTGTTGCTAAAGAAATGGTTGAACAAGGCAGCGGAAAAATCATAAATATCGCATCCATGCTCACATTCCAAGGAGGTAAGTTCGTTCCGGCCTATACAGCGAGTAAACATGGCGTTGCTGGGCTGACTAAAGCATTCGCTAATGAATTAGCCGCTAAAAACATTCAAATAAACGCGATTGCGCCAGGATATATTGAAACGGCCAATACAGCCGCGCTTCGTGCAGATGAGTCAAGAAACAAAGACATTCTTTCAAGGATCCCGGCTGAAAAATGGGGAACACCTTTTGATGTCATGGGAACCGTCGTATTTCTTGCAAGCAAGGCCTCTGACTATATGAATGGCCATATCCTCGCTGTTGATGGAGGCTGGCTCGTTCGTTAA
- the kduI gene encoding 5-dehydro-4-deoxy-D-glucuronate isomerase: protein MEKRYSIHPSQAKHFDTSEIRKNFLVENLFLDDDVSLCYSLDDRIIIGGIKPVSKGVKLEGHDFIKADYFLQRRELGVFNIGGQGKVSVDGAVYTLENRDCLYIGLGCKELIFTSDSGTEPAKFYLASAPAHKNYPVQHVAFKEVQGDELGSQETANKRTIRRMIHEKGIQSCQLCMGMTELASGNVWNSMPPHVHDRRVEVYMYFDLAKDAILFHMMGEPEETRHIVMKNEQAVISPPWSIHSGSATSNYTFIWAMAGENYTYEDMDTFPISEMK from the coding sequence ATGGAAAAACGTTATTCCATTCATCCGTCACAAGCCAAACATTTTGATACAAGTGAAATCCGCAAAAATTTTTTAGTGGAAAATTTATTTCTCGATGATGACGTTTCTTTATGCTATTCCCTTGATGACAGGATCATCATAGGGGGAATCAAACCTGTTTCTAAAGGGGTGAAGCTTGAGGGCCATGATTTCATTAAAGCCGATTATTTTCTACAACGAAGAGAATTAGGTGTATTTAATATAGGCGGCCAAGGGAAGGTTTCAGTTGATGGGGCAGTATATACCCTTGAAAATCGCGATTGTCTGTATATAGGATTAGGCTGTAAAGAGCTAATTTTCACTAGTGATTCAGGCACCGAACCCGCTAAATTTTATTTAGCCTCTGCTCCAGCCCATAAAAATTACCCAGTTCAACACGTTGCATTTAAGGAAGTGCAAGGTGATGAACTGGGTTCACAGGAAACGGCAAACAAGCGGACGATTCGTAGAATGATTCATGAAAAAGGAATCCAAAGCTGTCAACTGTGTATGGGAATGACTGAATTGGCTTCAGGAAATGTCTGGAATTCGATGCCTCCTCACGTTCATGACCGCAGAGTAGAAGTTTATATGTATTTTGACTTAGCTAAAGATGCAATTTTGTTCCACATGATGGGTGAACCCGAAGAAACAAGGCATATTGTAATGAAAAATGAGCAAGCTGTCATTTCCCCTCCGTGGTCCATACATAGTGGTTCCGCTACGAGCAACTACACCTTCATTTGGGCAATGGCTGGAGAGAATTATACATATGAGGATATGGATACCTTTCCTATTTCAGAAATGAAGTAA
- a CDS encoding MarR family transcriptional regulator, translating to MFLIETYQKFFQQFLLLYRPFENNLNIQLNKHDLHRAQWSILHFLINYGSATLVELANYQGVEKPTITRTIARLEELGYVEHVPSKDKREKRMRLTELGKKIYSEVRVTIDQYEQAILKGITEEEQLAAIRIMGEIRNNIIK from the coding sequence GTGTTTCTGATAGAGACTTACCAAAAGTTCTTTCAGCAATTTTTGCTGCTGTACCGTCCGTTTGAAAATAATCTTAATATCCAGCTGAACAAGCATGATTTACACAGGGCGCAATGGTCCATTTTACATTTCTTAATCAATTATGGTTCGGCGACGCTTGTAGAGCTTGCCAATTATCAAGGTGTGGAAAAACCAACGATTACGAGGACCATTGCCCGTTTGGAAGAGCTGGGGTATGTCGAGCATGTGCCAAGCAAAGATAAGCGCGAAAAAAGAATGCGGCTTACGGAGCTTGGCAAAAAGATCTACAGTGAAGTCCGCGTGACAATTGATCAATACGAACAGGCTATCTTGAAAGGAATCACTGAAGAGGAACAACTCGCAGCCATACGCATCATGGGCGAAATAAGAAATAACATTATAAAATAA
- a CDS encoding MFS transporter — translation MDQSRARLWTKDFVIVSSINFFITLIFYLLMVTLAIYAVNELDASTSEAGLISGIFIIGTLIGRLFIGRFIDSIGRKKTLFIGLIFFTLTTLLYFVDLGIGFLLVNRLIHGMAMGMASTATGTIVAQIIPATRKGEGIGYYSMSATLATAIGPFIGLYMAQHTSFQVIFSFCLALGVISLITAFFLHVPALKVTAKVTESKGFKLSNFIEPKALPISIITLVLAFCYSSVLSFISFYAIEINLVNTASFFFVVYAVAVLLSRPFSGPLMDRKGSNFIMYPAFIIFGIGLLLLSMTTNSFTLLAAGFLIGLGFGNMQSSSQAIAVKLTPPHRMGMATSTFFIMLDAGLGFGPYILGFIIPVTGYSTLYVILGVVVILTSVLYYFLHGKKERTARTNLASI, via the coding sequence ATGGATCAATCCAGAGCCAGACTGTGGACGAAGGACTTTGTCATCGTTTCGTCCATCAATTTTTTCATAACATTAATCTTTTATTTACTGATGGTGACACTTGCCATCTATGCTGTTAATGAATTGGATGCTTCTACAAGTGAAGCCGGACTCATATCGGGTATTTTTATTATCGGGACGTTAATCGGACGTCTGTTCATTGGCCGTTTCATTGATTCAATCGGCCGCAAGAAAACATTATTCATAGGTTTGATCTTTTTCACTTTGACAACACTTCTATATTTTGTGGACCTTGGAATTGGCTTCCTGCTTGTTAACCGCCTGATCCATGGTATGGCGATGGGGATGGCGAGTACTGCGACAGGAACGATCGTTGCCCAGATCATCCCGGCAACACGAAAGGGAGAAGGCATCGGCTATTACAGCATGAGTGCAACACTTGCGACGGCAATTGGTCCTTTCATCGGTCTGTATATGGCTCAACATACAAGCTTCCAAGTCATTTTCAGTTTCTGCCTGGCTTTAGGAGTGATCAGCCTGATTACAGCATTCTTCTTACATGTCCCGGCATTGAAAGTGACGGCCAAAGTTACGGAAAGCAAAGGATTCAAGCTTTCCAATTTCATTGAACCTAAGGCACTGCCCATCTCAATCATCACTCTGGTATTGGCATTCTGTTATTCCAGTGTCCTTTCTTTCATCAGTTTTTATGCCATTGAAATCAATCTGGTCAATACGGCTAGCTTCTTCTTTGTAGTTTACGCAGTAGCCGTATTGTTATCACGTCCATTCTCAGGACCATTGATGGACCGGAAAGGATCGAACTTCATTATGTATCCGGCTTTCATTATTTTCGGAATCGGCTTGCTGCTTCTAAGTATGACAACCAATAGTTTCACTTTACTGGCAGCTGGTTTCCTCATTGGCCTTGGGTTCGGTAATATGCAATCAAGCTCGCAGGCGATTGCCGTTAAACTGACACCGCCTCACCGAATGGGGATGGCAACGTCCACCTTCTTTATCATGCTTGATGCAGGACTTGGCTTCGGCCCTTATATTCTGGGATTCATCATTCCGGTAACAGGTTACAGCACACTTTATGTCATCTTGGGCGTTGTGGTCATCTTAACCTCTGTCCTTTACTACTTCTTGCACGGCAAGAAGGAACGTACAGCCAGAACGAACTTGGCTTCCATTTAA
- a CDS encoding ABC transporter ATP-binding protein → MIEVKRISKNYGRKKILDSVSFTANKGEVTCLIGINGVGKTTTLKAIMGLTPYKGEILIDDQKMTKDSYEKITFIPDAPIMLPQMTVKQAMVFMEDFYTSWNSERANQLMGFFKLKEETPISELSKGNTAKLNLMLGLSLDVDYVLMDEPFSGIDMFSREQIADVFASHLIEDRGVIITTHEIGDIEHLIDKVILLDNGTVLKEFKTEEMREEEGKSVVDVMREVYQS, encoded by the coding sequence ATGATAGAAGTAAAACGGATTTCCAAGAATTACGGCCGGAAAAAAATCTTGGATAGTGTTTCTTTTACAGCTAATAAAGGGGAAGTCACGTGTCTGATCGGGATAAATGGTGTAGGTAAAACGACTACACTCAAAGCCATTATGGGATTGACGCCATATAAAGGTGAAATCCTGATCGATGATCAAAAGATGACAAAGGACAGTTATGAAAAAATCACCTTCATTCCGGACGCACCGATCATGCTTCCGCAAATGACCGTTAAACAGGCAATGGTTTTCATGGAGGATTTCTATACGTCATGGAATTCGGAAAGAGCTAACCAATTGATGGGATTCTTCAAGCTGAAAGAGGAGACCCCCATTTCGGAACTGTCAAAGGGGAATACAGCTAAGCTCAACCTGATGCTTGGTTTGTCCCTTGACGTGGATTATGTACTGATGGACGAACCATTTTCAGGCATCGATATGTTTAGCCGCGAGCAAATCGCCGATGTCTTTGCGAGCCACCTTATTGAAGATAGAGGAGTCATCATCACGACCCATGAAATCGGTGATATTGAACATTTAATCGATAAGGTCATTTTATTGGATAACGGTACAGTGCTTAAAGAGTTCAAAACAGAAGAAATGCGTGAAGAGGAAGGAAAATCGGTAGTCGATGTAATGAGAGAGGTGTATCAATCATGA
- a CDS encoding 2-keto-3-deoxygluconate permease, translated as MRIKAAIEKIPGGMMVVPLFIGALIHTIFPDTATFFGGFTGAMLTGTASILAVFFFCVGATIDVKQSGYIARKGFTLLIGKVVFAALLGYGAALLLPENGIQTGLFSGLSVLVLIAAFNETNGGLYTALMTKLGRTEDAAAFPFISIESGPFFTMIILGVGGLATFPWQTIVSTLIPFAVGMIVGNIDKECREFFGQAVPVLIPFFALALGFGLDFGMILKSGFMGILMGVAVVFLSGGVLYLLDRYVTGSDGVAGVAASSTAGAAVAVPFIIAELNPQFAPVAESATAIIATSVLVTAILTPMLTMWVAKKQEERGIPHRRGMKPAILKDLNVTSIKRAK; from the coding sequence ATGAGAATAAAAGCTGCAATAGAAAAAATCCCTGGTGGCATGATGGTTGTCCCTTTGTTCATAGGAGCCTTGATACATACTATTTTTCCTGATACGGCAACCTTCTTTGGAGGATTTACAGGTGCCATGCTAACAGGTACCGCATCGATATTAGCCGTCTTTTTCTTTTGTGTCGGAGCTACGATAGATGTTAAGCAATCCGGGTATATTGCCAGAAAAGGATTTACATTGCTTATCGGTAAAGTCGTATTTGCGGCATTATTAGGATATGGGGCAGCTTTGCTGCTTCCAGAGAATGGGATTCAAACTGGTCTCTTTTCCGGTCTTTCGGTTTTAGTGCTGATAGCAGCTTTTAATGAAACGAACGGCGGTCTTTATACCGCACTTATGACAAAATTGGGCAGAACGGAAGATGCTGCCGCATTCCCGTTCATCAGTATTGAAAGCGGACCGTTCTTCACAATGATCATCCTGGGAGTAGGCGGGCTTGCTACATTTCCATGGCAAACAATCGTCTCCACTTTGATTCCATTTGCAGTCGGCATGATTGTAGGGAATATTGATAAAGAATGCCGGGAATTCTTTGGACAGGCCGTACCGGTCCTTATCCCGTTCTTCGCATTAGCTCTAGGATTCGGGTTGGACTTTGGCATGATCTTAAAATCCGGATTCATGGGTATTTTAATGGGTGTTGCTGTCGTCTTCCTTTCCGGAGGTGTCTTATATTTACTGGACCGCTACGTTACAGGCTCTGATGGTGTTGCTGGGGTCGCCGCTTCTTCCACAGCGGGTGCAGCAGTTGCTGTACCATTCATCATTGCCGAGTTAAACCCGCAATTTGCTCCTGTAGCGGAATCGGCAACCGCGATTATCGCAACAAGTGTATTGGTAACGGCGATTCTAACACCCATGCTGACGATGTGGGTCGCAAAGAAACAAGAAGAAAGAGGCATTCCGCACCGTAGAGGCATGAAACCAGCCATATTAAAAGATCTAAATGTAACTTCCATAAAAAGAGCGAAGTAA
- a CDS encoding sugar kinase, which produces MKDLDVITFGEPMNMFYANEVEPLHDVKSFSRAIAGAESNVACGLARLDLDVAYMTKLGKDSFGKFIIEELNKEKVDTTGIRFTSDHPTGMLIKSKVLQGDPEVEYFRKNSAASTLDIDDLSEEYFRQAKHLHATGIPSALSESCHEFTVAAMKFMKNQGKTVSFDPNLRPNLWPDKQKMVDCINQLAYICDLFLPGMSEAEVLTGLKRPEEVAEFYLNKGVKMIVIKLGAEGAYYKNADEEGYIKGFVPEKVVDTVGAGDGFAVGVISGLLEGKSTIETVTRGNAIGALQVMSPGDMDGMPSRKKLQDFIESQNELLNVE; this is translated from the coding sequence ATGAAAGATTTAGATGTGATCACCTTTGGGGAACCGATGAACATGTTTTATGCAAATGAAGTAGAGCCATTACATGATGTTAAATCCTTTTCCCGAGCGATTGCGGGAGCAGAATCAAACGTTGCTTGCGGATTGGCGCGTCTTGATTTAGATGTTGCTTACATGACGAAACTTGGCAAAGACAGTTTCGGTAAGTTCATCATCGAAGAATTGAATAAAGAAAAAGTCGACACGACAGGGATCCGATTTACAAGTGATCACCCGACAGGAATGTTAATTAAGTCTAAAGTACTCCAGGGAGATCCGGAGGTGGAATATTTCAGGAAAAATTCAGCTGCTTCCACCCTGGATATTGACGACCTTTCAGAAGAATATTTTCGGCAAGCTAAACATCTGCATGCAACAGGTATCCCATCCGCATTATCTGAAAGTTGCCATGAATTCACAGTTGCTGCCATGAAATTTATGAAGAATCAAGGAAAAACGGTTTCATTTGACCCGAATTTACGACCTAACCTATGGCCGGATAAACAAAAAATGGTGGATTGCATTAATCAGCTTGCTTACATTTGTGATTTATTTCTTCCTGGCATGTCCGAAGCGGAAGTTTTAACAGGACTTAAAAGACCTGAAGAGGTGGCTGAATTTTATTTGAACAAAGGAGTTAAAATGATCGTCATCAAGCTTGGAGCAGAGGGAGCCTATTATAAAAATGCGGATGAAGAAGGGTATATTAAAGGTTTTGTCCCCGAAAAGGTTGTTGATACAGTAGGTGCCGGCGATGGTTTTGCCGTCGGGGTGATCAGCGGCTTGCTTGAAGGGAAATCTACGATTGAAACCGTTACTCGGGGTAATGCGATTGGCGCTCTTCAAGTCATGTCACCTGGTGATATGGATGGTATGCCTAGCCGGAAAAAATTACAGGACTTTATTGAAAGCCAGAATGAACTTTTAAACGTTGAATGA
- a CDS encoding AAA family ATPase — protein sequence MKLNYDTQYIRGVYLNRDRISSYDHFPLDLPVINHLNEVTFHPSVTYVIGENGMGKSTLLEGIAIAYGFNPEGGTLNFNFSNYDSHSNLDEYLRLKKGVYKPKDNFFFRAETFYNLATNIEELDREASFGSKIIDSFGGKSLHQQSHGESFFSAFVERFQGDGLYILDEPEAALSPLRQISMLARINELVQQGSQFIISTHSPIIMAYPDAKILQISEEGMNEVTLEESNHYLLMKQFFEDKDRLLHHLFQ from the coding sequence ATGAAACTAAATTATGATACACAGTACATCAGGGGCGTCTACCTGAATAGAGACCGAATATCTTCGTATGACCATTTTCCTCTTGATCTTCCGGTTATCAACCACCTTAATGAAGTGACCTTTCATCCCAGTGTTACCTATGTTATCGGGGAAAATGGAATGGGGAAGTCCACCTTGCTTGAAGGTATTGCGATTGCGTATGGCTTCAATCCAGAAGGCGGAACGTTGAATTTCAATTTTTCCAATTATGATTCACATTCGAATTTGGACGAATACCTCCGTTTGAAAAAAGGAGTTTACAAACCGAAGGATAATTTTTTCTTTAGGGCGGAAACTTTTTATAATTTAGCTACGAATATAGAGGAATTGGACAGGGAGGCATCGTTTGGTTCGAAAATCATCGATTCCTTCGGTGGAAAATCACTTCATCAACAATCACATGGGGAATCTTTTTTCTCAGCCTTTGTAGAACGATTTCAAGGCGATGGATTGTATATCCTTGATGAGCCTGAAGCTGCTTTGTCGCCATTGAGACAAATATCGATGCTGGCCAGGATAAATGAGCTTGTTCAACAAGGTTCCCAATTTATCATTTCCACCCATTCCCCGATCATCATGGCCTACCCGGATGCTAAAATCCTTCAGATTTCAGAAGAGGGAATGAATGAAGTGACGTTAGAGGAGTCCAATCACTATTTGTTAATGAAACAGTTTTTTGAAGATAAAGATCGGCTGCTTCATCATCTATTTCAATGA
- a CDS encoding GntR family transcriptional regulator — protein sequence MNVNTREPVYLQVVRHFKEQIAIGKFVAGQEIPSRRELAASLNINPNTAQKAYKEMEEQGLIHTERNFPSQITTNETILQAVRQELILAAVDSFVDAIRPINVPVDELLRVVKEKYSEEIREEEEK from the coding sequence ATGAATGTTAATACCCGGGAACCGGTATATCTGCAAGTCGTTAGGCATTTTAAAGAACAAATAGCCATTGGTAAATTCGTTGCTGGACAGGAGATTCCCTCGCGAAGGGAACTGGCGGCTTCACTGAATATAAATCCTAATACCGCTCAAAAAGCGTATAAAGAAATGGAGGAACAGGGCTTGATTCATACAGAACGAAATTTCCCAAGTCAAATCACGACGAATGAAACGATTTTACAGGCTGTAAGGCAGGAATTGATTCTGGCAGCCGTTGATTCGTTTGTCGATGCGATTCGTCCGATTAATGTACCAGTTGATGAACTGCTTCGTGTTGTTAAAGAAAAATATTCGGAAGAAATAAGGGAGGAGGAAGAAAAATGA
- a CDS encoding LacI family DNA-binding transcriptional regulator, which translates to MKKKKITISDVAEKAGVSKSTVSQYINQRFRYMSAETKDRIEKVIQELDFRPNDNARNLKVKKTKVIGILVANILHTLSTEIIRTVEEQLQQHGMKVFICDSADDPEKEKEYLDLLVSTQVDGIIIFPVGNDFKVYNYLIDHSIPMVFVDRLVDGVTSDSVLLDNHAAIFLAVSMLAEKGHENIAFLTLPIDIPITPRMERIEGFKKAMASHKLEVRDDDIYSLPRNQIQEKLARIFDAEKPPTAIVAGNDLVLREILSYLKKQKILIPEDVAIVSIDDVAYTEFYEPSITTIGQPIQQMGIKTAELLLHRITDSGQTPYITYRFAPELIVRGSC; encoded by the coding sequence ATGAAAAAAAAGAAAATTACCATATCAGATGTTGCTGAGAAGGCCGGTGTTTCCAAAAGTACGGTTTCTCAATATATCAACCAACGTTTTCGTTATATGAGTGCTGAAACCAAAGACAGAATCGAGAAAGTCATCCAAGAACTCGACTTTCGTCCCAATGATAATGCCAGGAATTTAAAAGTGAAAAAAACAAAAGTCATAGGGATACTCGTAGCTAATATTTTACATACTTTATCCACCGAAATCATTCGTACCGTAGAAGAACAGCTTCAGCAGCATGGCATGAAGGTATTCATATGTGACTCTGCCGATGATCCTGAGAAAGAAAAAGAATATCTTGATTTGCTGGTTTCCACGCAAGTAGATGGAATCATCATTTTTCCGGTAGGAAATGATTTCAAAGTCTATAATTACCTGATCGATCATTCCATTCCAATGGTATTCGTTGATCGATTGGTTGATGGAGTAACATCTGATTCCGTTCTTTTAGACAATCATGCTGCAATCTTTTTGGCTGTGTCCATGCTGGCTGAAAAAGGACACGAAAATATTGCATTCTTAACCTTACCTATTGATATCCCCATCACACCAAGAATGGAGAGAATCGAAGGATTTAAAAAAGCGATGGCATCTCATAAATTGGAAGTAAGGGATGATGATATTTATTCGTTGCCCAGAAACCAAATTCAAGAAAAGTTGGCCCGGATATTCGATGCAGAAAAGCCTCCGACAGCCATAGTGGCAGGAAATGATTTAGTGTTACGTGAAATCCTTAGCTATTTGAAAAAACAAAAAATCTTGATTCCTGAGGATGTTGCCATTGTCAGCATTGATGATGTCGCTTATACAGAGTTTTATGAACCATCGATCACAACAATCGGACAACCAATACAACAAATGGGTATTAAAACAGCAGAGTTATTATTGCACCGGATAACCGATTCTGGTCAGACCCCGTACATTACTTATCGGTTTGCCCCCGAACTGATTGTTCGAGGTTCATGCTA